The following proteins are co-located in the Rhodococcus opacus B4 genome:
- a CDS encoding TerD family protein: MTVHLVPGQNAPLPSRVLRFRAVDATPVDVSALIVDGDLRALSSDHFVFYNQRRAAGVELDADGTVRLRLDEVDAAAAGVLCVVSVDPASPSGPATLARAGLSATLADESDRTVVVFDVPLAGSEAAAICLEIYRRGTDWKVRAVGQGYDGGLAELITRHGVEVDEPAADVPPVPGPAQIPLDPAHSFERAWMIFEDAARSAASFRSSRDYAQTRLDDELSASVADPFTRNSPAVAQSQARAQERSDALVAEAQRKFDGETSQLAEELRVIDPLLPRSLATFESAAWTSPVTSSAVTDGLRLGELSAPDLGELRVPFCVHYPLGRPLWIVGDPAEAAPVVAALAARMLVASPTSAQRLEVVDLSGSLRTFTEPLGALLASPVVSAASDITARLTALSESVDLAEMAARSGIRDNLPEPRLVILGDFPHGYGAEDAARIVHLADHGPAVGTSLIIVGDSAGAASDPGVAVLERIAQQVPTSGILTVSDPWTGNDWILTPDRLPDHPLHRASVLDSLTGHGK, translated from the coding sequence GTGACGGTCCACCTCGTTCCGGGGCAGAACGCCCCGCTGCCGTCGCGCGTACTGCGTTTCCGCGCAGTCGACGCGACGCCGGTCGACGTCTCGGCGTTGATCGTGGACGGCGATCTCCGGGCGCTGTCCTCGGATCATTTCGTGTTCTACAACCAGCGGCGTGCCGCCGGCGTGGAACTCGACGCGGACGGCACGGTCCGGCTGCGACTGGACGAGGTGGATGCCGCCGCGGCGGGCGTGCTCTGCGTGGTCAGTGTCGATCCGGCCTCGCCGAGCGGTCCGGCGACGCTGGCTCGCGCGGGCCTGTCTGCCACGCTCGCCGACGAAAGTGACCGTACCGTGGTCGTTTTCGACGTCCCGCTCGCCGGTTCCGAGGCGGCCGCGATCTGCCTGGAGATCTACCGCCGCGGCACCGACTGGAAGGTGCGCGCCGTCGGGCAGGGGTACGACGGCGGCCTGGCCGAACTGATCACCCGGCACGGCGTCGAGGTCGACGAACCCGCCGCAGACGTTCCGCCGGTGCCCGGTCCCGCGCAGATCCCGCTCGATCCGGCCCACTCGTTCGAGCGAGCGTGGATGATATTCGAGGACGCCGCCCGGTCGGCGGCCTCGTTCCGATCGTCCCGCGACTACGCGCAGACGCGGCTGGACGACGAACTGTCCGCGTCCGTGGCCGACCCATTTACGCGCAACAGTCCGGCCGTCGCGCAGTCGCAGGCCCGGGCGCAGGAGCGGTCCGATGCCCTCGTCGCCGAGGCGCAACGCAAATTCGACGGCGAGACTTCGCAACTCGCCGAAGAACTCCGCGTCATCGACCCGCTGTTGCCGCGGTCGCTGGCCACGTTCGAGTCGGCTGCCTGGACGAGCCCGGTCACGAGTAGCGCGGTGACCGACGGTCTGAGGCTCGGCGAGTTGTCCGCACCGGACCTCGGCGAGCTGCGGGTCCCGTTCTGCGTTCACTACCCCTTGGGGCGTCCCCTCTGGATCGTCGGCGATCCGGCCGAAGCCGCACCGGTGGTCGCGGCGCTGGCGGCGCGCATGCTGGTGGCATCCCCCACGTCGGCGCAACGGCTGGAGGTCGTCGACCTCAGCGGCTCGCTGCGCACGTTCACCGAACCCCTCGGTGCGCTGCTGGCGTCGCCCGTCGTGTCCGCGGCCTCCGACATCACCGCCCGGCTCACCGCGCTGTCCGAGAGCGTCGACCTCGCAGAAATGGCGGCCCGCAGCGGAATCCGCGACAACCTGCCGGAACCGCGTCTGGTGATCCTCGGCGACTTCCCGCACGGGTACGGCGCCGAGGACGCGGCACGGATCGTGCACCTCGCCGACCACGGCCCCGCGGTCGGGACTTCGCTGATCATCGTCGGCGACAGCGCCGGTGCCGCTTCGGATCCGGGAGTCGCGGTGCTCGAACGCATCGCCCAACAGGTTCCGACGTCGGGGATCCTCACCGTCTCCGACCCGTGGACGGGCAACGACTGGATCCTCACCCCGGACCGGCTCCCCGACCACCCGCTCCACCGGGCATCGGTGCTGGACTCGCTGACCGGGCATGGAAAGTGA